The DNA sequence TGCAATAAATTTGCCTTTGCTTCTCTAGATGAGATTTGGTCCGTTCTTTTCATCATGATATGTGAACAGTTACACTTTGAATTACCCATTAAGTTAGTGGATATTATTAATAGTTTATTATGTTTTTCATCTTGGGAAGAGACACGAACTCTTGACTTTGGTCTTCATGCTTAAGTTCGCGAAAGGGACATGACTTTCGAAGGTTAGTTCTTTTGTCTTTGTCTATGTTTTTTGTCTTTTGACTATggttagagagaaagaaaaggaaaatgtaGTCGAGGTTAAAAGCGAAAATACCTATCACTGGGTGCATATTGATGTTAAAACTCGTTCTTCTACCTATCGTGATAACAAGTCATTGTTGGAGCTTAGGGTTCTGAAACTGATCAAAGAGGGTTCGACTATTGGCATCGAACTCCTCCCTTGTGGTAGTGAGGAGAGGGTTTGTGAGAGGAGAGGAAACTGAGCTTATTTCTACATATATACTTCCTGTTTTACAGAACtttatttgaaattttctttttctgaTTTTGAGGCAAAATTCTGACGCAATTGAACTGTGTTTCCTCGCAGTTACACCTAAACTCTTTGGCTTTTCTGCGAGCTTATGAATGTTTGATAGCTTTTCTGGAATATCCTACTTcgttaaatattttcttttctttgtttcaatcTAAGGGGGTGCGGAAAGGGTTGTGGGTTTACCTTAGCAACTTTCCAAGTCGTTCTATCTTCTTGTTATATAAATCTTCTTTTAAAAACTTCAAGTCTATGTTTGTAAAAGTTTGATTGCAAGAGACCGGATACCCTTTTTATTTGGATGGTGAGTTGATAGAGATGTTTCCCTTGTATTGGTGTCCTGAGCCAATGTAAATTCTTGAGGCTGTGGagagaaatgaggaagaagataAGTTTCTAGATTTTTTTGATAGAATGTTTTGTTGATGGTGAATGTTTGtcaattcttgggttgttgaaTTTCGAGAAAGAAAATGACAAAGAGGGTTAAAGGCTTATATAGGTAAtgtattttaattgttttttgcTTGTTGGTTGCTAATTGTTCACATAGCACTTCATTTGTCTGCAGGTGGTAGGGTGCCTAATCTTTCTACTTCTCGGCTGCAATCTTTTCTTAAAAAGAAAAGCAGAAGGGTGGGTAGCGGTTCAGGTGTAAAGAAAAAAACTGGTGGGGATGTTGCTCATTCAAGTACCAGACTTCTTCCTTCTCTTAAGAGAAAAAGGATCGAGTCTGAAAAGTCACTGGTGGTACTCTCCGAGGAGGACAAAGgtgataatttaatttttgagaAGCAGAGGAAACTCCATGGGTATATAGAGGGGGTGAACTCCCAATCCTTTTGGAGCGAACACTATCCCGTATTTGAATTGGCTTACAGATTTTCTCAGTATCCTGGGGATATGCAACTGACTCGTCGTATGGGAATGGAAGGAATGGAAAAGTTTATCCAGGTTAGTATATATACTTTATGTTATTTGGTTTATGCTATTTGTATATGTGAtttaagttttcttttatttttgtcataGATTGTGGCCTCGCATTTACTGGGCGTTGGCCGTGCTACTAAATTGTTGGGTGAAGAGCATGGTGCTGTAGGTGAAAAAGTTGTGAATCTAGAACGACCAATGGGGGAGAAAGAGGACGTCATTGTTGACGTTACCTCTAAAATGAAGGATAGGGAGGAGGAGGTTGGCAGGCTTCAAGATCAAATCGTCTTCTCCATAATGAAATTAAGGAAAATAACAAGTCGAAAGGTCAGATGACTTCTCGATTAACAAGCTGGAGAATGAAGTTTTAAAAATGTTTGCTGTTGGCTTTGACTGAGCTGTGAGCTAGACTGCTATGTTTGCACCTGAATTTGATGTTGGGAAGCTTGATGTAACAAAGATAGTGGTGGATGGAGAACTTGTTGAAGATGAGGCGGGTGAGGAGCATGATGAAAATGTTCCTCCCCGGCCCctcttgaaaaagataaattattagaaaaatttgtATTTGAAATATTTGGTTTGATTACCGATCTGGTTTTGGTGTATTTTGTGAACTGTTATCCGAGGTACGATGTCGGTTTGAACTTTTAGAATATTTTGAATGTTTATTATCGCATGCTATTTGTAAATGTCGTTTCCAACTTTTTTACTTATGTTGATTTGAATAAAATGATCGAGTAGATAAAGCAAtgtaaaaatagaaagaagaatGTGTTTCATTTGTTATATAGAAAAGGCCTTTCAATTTTGAAAGGCGTGGAGTGGTCGGCCTCATTAAAACTTGTTCGAGTAAAATCCTCCTTAGGAAAAAATCCCGtgataaagaaaaaagagtaccTGTCCACTTCAACTTGGTTACAATGAAAGATTAACTATAATAAAACTTCAGAGGCGAAATGTTCTAAGTGTTGGGTAGGGCCATCCCGTCTAATGTTTTGAGGCAGTAAGCCCCCTTTCCGATGACTTTGGAAACTCGGAAAGGCCCCTCCCATATTGCTGCTAATTTCCCATGTCCTATGGTTTTTCAGACTTCTTCTATTTGTCTTAGCACTAAATATCCTTGTTGTAGTGTCCTTTGTTGTACTTTTTTGTTATACTTCTGTTGCATAGTTAATTGCATGGACTTCTGTCAAATTTTGGCCAAAGATCATTCTTCTTTTATTGTGTCGAGTTTGGCTGATCTTGCTTCTACATTGGTGTCTTCATCAAAGTACTCGGTCCGAGTTGAGCTTTGACtgacttctattggaatcataGAGTCCGTCCCGTATACTAATCGGAACGTGTTTTCATTAGTCGTGGATTGTGGCATCGTGTTGTAACTCCATAGTATCTTTGGTATTAGCTCAGCCCAGCATCCCTTAGCAgctattaatttttctttaaggCTTGCAAGATGATTTTGTTAGCTGCCTTTGCGAGCCCGTTACTTTGTGGGTGCTCAACAGAGGAGAAACGATGCTTAATGTGAAAGTCAGTTAAAAATGATGCAATTTTCTTGTCAATGAACTGCCGActattatcaaaaataatttctctagGCAAACCATATCTACATATGATTGATTTCCAAATAAAGGTGCGTACCTTGTCCGAGATTATTATTGCAAGCGGTTGTGCTTCTATTCACTTAGTAAAATAATCAATTGCTACTAATAGGAATTTTACCTATCCTGGGGATACTGGGAATGGTTCGAATATGTCCAACCCCCATTTGTAAAAAGGCCAGCTAACATCTGAAGTGTGCAATAGTTCAGCTGGACTATGAATGAGTGGTGCACATTTCTGACATGCATCGCACTTCTACACTTTGTTCATGCAATCTTTGCGCAAGTTCGGCCAATAGTATTCTACTTGTAAAATTTTCGCGGCCAAGCTCCTTCCTCCCGTGTGGTGGCCACAAATGCCATCATGAACCTCGGCTATGGTGGCTTCTGCCTCTGATTGTCTGAGGCACTTCAGCAATGGTCCAGAGAAACCTCGTTTATACAGGTCTTCTCCCATGATAGTGTAATGGCTCGCCTTGTGCCTGAATGACCTTGGGTGTTCATTGTTTGGTATTTTTCCTGTTCTTAAGTATTAGATATATGGACTTCGCCAATCTTCTTCCTATGATATACTTAAAATAATTTTGGCATCTAAACTCGGTTCTGTTAGTGTGATATGTAATATAGTATCTGATGAATCAGTTATTCTGGAAGTAGTCAATTTAGATAAAATATTTGCTCTACAATTTTGTTCCCTAGGTATATGTGTTACTTCGAAATTTTGAAATTGTTGCATTATATCTTTCGCTATATTTAGGTATTTAACTAGGAAGGGATCTCGTACCTGGAAGTGACCGATTACTTGTTGTACTACAAGGAGAGAGTCACAGCATACCTTTAGGCTTTGGATTCTGATCTTTCTTGCTAGTCTTAATCCGGCCAGGTGCGCCTTATATTCAGCTTGATTGTTGGttgtttgaaaaagaaattttattgacTGTTTTGCATGCACTCTGATGCTGTCCTTTAGTAAGATTCCGGCTCCACATCCATTTTCGTTCAGTGCGCCATCTACATATAGCTCCCACTCAGTGGTTGTACTTTCAATAGTGgtaaattctgaaataaaatcgGGGGATCCTCGTGATTGATAGCAGATATCAAATTCTAAAAGTTATATTGACTATTTTGTGAGTCGTCCTGCTAGGTCCAATTTTGCCAATACTTGACATAGTGGCTAACCAGTCCGAACTATTATTTGGTGCATTTGAAAATAGTGTCACAAATGCTGAGTTGTAATGATTAAGTCGAATGCCAGTTTTTTTATCGTTGGGTATCTTGTCTTGGCATTATGTAGGACTTTACTCATAAAATATACTGGGTGTTGTTCCTTTCCTGTTTCTGTTATAAGTATAGAACTGATTGTGTTAGTTGAAATTGAAAGGTATAGATATAGGGGTttaccttgctgaggtttctgagGTATGGGTGGTGAATTGAGAAGAATTTTAAATTCAGTAAAAGCTCTTTCACACTCATCCATCCAGACAAACTTTTCGACTTTCCTTAGTATGTTGAAGAAGTGGTATGATTTTGCGACTGCTGCGGGCAGGAAACGTGACAAGGCTGTTAGGCAGCCTGtgagttgttgtacctccttGATTGACAGAGGTCACTGCATCTGTATTACAGCCTGAAATTTATCAGGGTTGGCTTCTATCCCCCTATGTGTTAGCAAGAATCTGAGGAATTCGCCTCCATGTACTCTAAATGCGCATTTTTCCGGATTTAATCTGATATTATATTTTCTAAGTTGTTAGAATACTTCGTTAAGGTCAGCTTTATGTTGTTCTTCGGAGGTTGATTTGACtaccatgtcatcaacatatattccGATGTTTCGGCCAATCTGGTTCTTGAAGACCTTGTACATCAATCGCTAGTAAGTAGTCCCTACATTCTTCAAACCAAAAGACATGACTTTATAACAGAAGTTACCATGATTAGTTATGAATGCTATTTTGTGTTCATCATCGGGGTGCATTAGTATCTGATTGTAGCCGGAATAAGCATCCATAAAATTGAGCACTTGGAATCCCGAGGTATTATTTACTAGTCTGTAGATGTTTGGGAGTGGATTGGAATCTTTCGGGCATGCTTTGTTTAAGTCCGTAAAATCTACACACATTTGTCATTTTTCGAGCTCTTCTTAACCATCACCACATTGCCTAGCCATGATGAGAATATGAATTCTCAGATGAATCCTACATCAAGTAATTTTTGTGTTTATGCTATTGCTGTGTTTCTTCTTTCTGTGCCCAAGTTTCGCTTTTTCTGTCATATAGGTCAGACATTGGGATTGATTGTTAGCTTGTTGCATATAAAGTTCGGATTGATTCCTGGCGTGTCAGCAGGTGTCCATACAAAAAGATCAAAATTGGATCTCAATAGTTCGACGAGGTGTTGTTTAGTTCTTGTAGAGAAAATAGAACCGATGTTAGTAAATTGGTCAGCTTCCCTTAATTGTACTTTTTTTAGGTCGCCTATTGGGGTGGGTTAACTGGTATTGTTCTGAGGGTCCAGCTTGGCCAGAGTTGGAATGCTCTCTGTATTGTAGACAGAGTGGACTCTTGGGATGATTTATTTTAGAATGGTCTTTAAGCCTGCATTGTAGCATTGCCCAGCTTCGTTGTGGTCAGTGTGAATTGTTGCCACTATATTGTCTTGCACAGAAAATTTTACACAAAGGTGAACTATGGAAACAATAGCTCCAAAAGAGTTAAGAGACGGGTGtcctaaaataatattataaggacTAGTGCAATCAACCACTAAAAATTGGATATCTAGGGTTTTTGAGTTCAGGAACTCCCCTAGTGCTGTTCTCAACCATACGTAACCTGATACGGGGTACCCTTTCTCCGGAGAATTCTACCAATTCTCCGGTTGAGGGTTGCAGGGATTTATCGCTGAGTTGCATCTTTTTAAAAGTGGAATAGAACCATACGTCGGCACTATTCCCGGGGTTAAGTAGGACCTATTTGATTGTTAGCTCTCCCATGTGTACCGAAATCACCACTGGATCATCCAAGTTCCGGCACTGCAACTTGAAGTTGGACGCATCGAAGGCGATTTGTTCCATTGGAGGTGAATTGTGTATCTTTTGACAAGATCCATTCATCATCACCATGGCTCAGTAGCTTCTTTTTCTGGTCGCATTGGTTGCTCCTACTCTTGCAAAATCTCATAAAATGTAATTTATTTCTCCTTTCGAAGAAGGAGTTGCGACCGCTCCATGCCAAGTTCCTTTGTCTTTATGATCTGAACCATGGCTCAATTTGTCAATGTCCTTGGCTTCTTCCTTTTGATTTCTGAAAGTGACATATTTGTCCAGTAAACCGTGTCTGGCTAACCTCTCCAATAGGTCTTTGGCTACTATGCATTCATCGGTGGTATGGCCATACTTTTGGTGGAATACACAGTATTTATTTCTGTCTACATACTTCTGATCTTGATATGTTCCTGCTTTGCTGGGCGGCTTTATAAGTTTGTTGTGTAGGATTTCTTTAATTATATTCTCTCTCTTGGTGTTGAACTTAGTATACGAATCGAATTTTGGTGTCAATTTGAAAGGTTTCTTTAGGTCCTTGTTTTGAGATCTGTGCGgcctttcttcctctttttgagATGGTGGTCTTTCCATTCTTCGGGCTTTCCTTAGTTCTTCGACTTCGATTTGTCCAATTGCTTTATCCCTGAATTCTTCCAATGTCTTCGGCTTTGCCACTGCTATTGCTTCCTGGAATTTTCTAGGTCGGAGGCCAATTTTTAATGCATGCAGGTGTACTTCTGGATTGAGGTCTGGAATTTCTATCGCTGCCGTTGTGAAACATATCATGTAGTCTTTTAGGCTCTTATGTTGCCCCTGCTTGATTGTACTGAGGTAGTCTGAATCTCGTACGTAAATCTTGGACGCTACAAAGTAGTTTATGAATAACTTGGCGAATTCATTAAAGCTCGAGATTGAACTTGCAGGTAAATTAGAAAACAACAGTAAAGCAGCTTCATCTAAAAAAGTAGGAAAAGATTGGCACAAGATAGGATTGGAATCACTGTTAAGAAACATCATGGATTCAAATTTAGTAACGTGAACCTTAGGATCTCCGATTCCCTTGTACGGTGTCAATGTCATTGGGAGCGTGAAGTTTTTAGGCATTTCAAAGTTTATTATTTCTTCAGAGAAGGGGCGATCCTCCGCCTTTCTGTTTTGGGAGGTGCTCAGCCTGTCTTCGTGTTTGACTCAGATTGGTGTTCTTGGTGAAGGTCGTCATTAACCTTCTTGTGATAGTCCTTTTTGTTGCCATTGTTCTGTTTTGCCACTAATAGCTCTGCCGTTCGTTGGACTTCTGCTTGTAAAGCGGCGTtcgctattgatgagcggataatttataccctttttggcattatttttacatagtttttagtatgttttagttactttttattatatttttattagtttttattcaaaaattatatttctggactttactacgagtttgtatatttttctgtaatttcaggtattttctggctgaaattgagggacctgagcaaaaatctgattcagagactaaaaaaggattgcagatgctgttggattctgaacctcctacactcgaagtagattttttggagctacagatacccaattgccgcgctctcaattgtgatggaaagtagacatcctgggctttccatcaatatataatagttcatactttgctcgagatttgatggcccaaactggcgtttaaaatcatcctaaaacatcttggcgtaaaacgcccaaactggcactagaattggagttaaacgcccaaactggcaccaaagctggcgtttaactccaggaacagtataagcacgaaaaagcttcaatgctcagcccaagcacacaccaagtgggccctgaaagtagatttctgcactatctgcacttagttacttattttctgtaaccctaggttactagtttagtataaaaactacttttagagatttattttacgtcTTTTAACCATCTTATGTTCTGATAGACCATTgtacacgtttgggggctggcctcacggccatgcctagacctttttcacttatgtattttcaacggtggagtttctacaccccatagattaaggtgtggagctctgctgttcttcatgaattgatgcaattattactgttttctattcaattcacgcctacttcttctccaagatatactctcgtacttaattcagttaagtcagaatgaaggggtgacccgagacaatcacccaatcttcattactcacttagccaagatcgcgtgcctgacaaccacaaagcggtctacatgatgttcaacgtagtcattggacgacagccggagtatattctcttagatatctaatacactgACCGAgttcgtgagattagtatcttcgtggtataggctagaataattggcagccattcctgggatccgaaaagtctaaaccttgtctatgatattccgagtaggatccgggaggGGATGATTATGgcaagcttcaaacctgcgaatgttgggcgcaagtgatagtgtgcaaaaggatcaatggattctattccgacgctagcgggaaccgacagatgattagccatgcggtagctgtacctggtatttttcatctgagatgagaaatccgacagttgattagtcgtgcagaaaccgtagaggaccattttcactgagaggatcttacagtttgccatggaaggaggtaacgcatggttggaagaaggcaataggaaagcagaggttcagaagcaacaaagtatctctatacgcttatctgaaattttcaccagtgaattacataagtaactctatcttattttatattttatttatattttaattatcaaaacctcataaccatttgaatccgcctgactgagatttacaaggatgaccatagcttgctttaagccgacaatctccgtgggatcgacccttactcacgtaaggtttattacttggatgacccagtgcacttgctggtcagttgcacggagttgtgagaaaagtgtgagATCACGATTCCGAGTACCaaatttttagcgccgttgccggggattgttcgagtttggacaactgacagttcatcttgttgctcagattaggtaattttattttttattttcgaaaaaaatacaaaacaaaattacttagttttcgaaaaagttttcaaaaaaaaactgtgttcttcagaattttttaaGAACGGATTCTTGAGTTTCataagatatgttgaagcctggctggctgtttagccatgtctaatcttttggactgaggcttccacttctcattgacatgcttgtatgttttatgctaaagcttggctggctatttagccatgtctaattttttggaccgaagctttcacataaagcttggctggctatttagccatgtctaaatttttggaccgaagttttagactaacattgcatgattcctggaattcctattaaaaattctgaatttatttattttctttttctaaaataattttaaaaaaattacaaaaaaatttaataaaatcataaaaaaccaaaaattttgtgtttcttgtttgagtcttgtgtcaaattttaagtttggtgtcaattgcatgctttttaaattttctttaaattttcgaaaaatatatgcatgtgttcttcattgatcttcaagttgttcttgatgattttccttgtttgatttttaaattttcttattttgtgtattttcttgtttttcataagcATTTTTGAATTactagtgtctaaagtttaaaaatttttaagtttggtgtcttgcatatttttcttaaaaattttcaaaaatatgttcttgatgttcatcatgatcttcaaagtgttcttggtgttcatcttgacattcaaagtgttcttgcatgcatttttcgTTTTAATCTTAAACTTTTATGTTTTgtatcatttttgtgtttttctctctcatcattaaaattcaaaactcaaaaaaatatatctttccttattttactcataaatttcaatttaaaaattctatcttttcaaatctttttcaaaatcaattttttttttcaaattccttttgatattttcgaattctttcttaaaatttttcaaaatctttttcatttttctttcaagtttttcaaaaattctccaaaattgattttcaaaatatttttcttatttttatttcataattttcgaaatcatagctagcatttaatgttttgattcagaaattttcaagttgttacttgcctattaagaaaggatcaatctttaaattctagaatcatatctcttaatttcttgttagtcaagtaatcaactttcaaaaatcaaatctttttaatttccttttcaaatctttttcaaaatgattttcaatcatatcttttccaaaatttaatttcaaaatccttttctaacttcttatcttttcaaaatttgatttccaaatctttttcaattaactacttaactttttgtttgattttaaaagttttctatttcaatcatatctttttcaaaaccacctaactacctttctctctctaattttggaAAATcattaacctctttttcaaaattctttttaattaactaattgttttaatttctaattttattttaatttctaattttattttattttccttcttaaattcgaattctaactaataattaaaataaaaacaaaaatatttttcttttattttaaattaaaattcgaatttcttctctctctcatctctttctatttattttatttatttactaacactcttcttcttaaaattcgaacccactccctctctctgtgttcgaattctccttcttctcccttcttcattctatttcttctattcttctactcacataaaggaatctctatactgtgacatagaggagtcttattcttttctgttctcttttttttcatatgagcagaaacagggataaagacattcttgttgaaactgatcctgaacctgaaaggactctaaagaggaagctaagagaagctaatgcacaacactctggagaggacttaacagaaatttttgaaaaagaaatagtcatggcagccgaaaataacaacaatggtagagatgcaaggaagatgcttggtgactttactgcaccgacttctgacttctatggaagaagcatctcaattcctgcaattggagcaaacaattttgagcttaagcctcaattagtttctctaatgcagcagaattgcaagtttcatggacttccattggaagatcatcATCAagtcttagctgaattcttgcaaatctgtgacactgttaagaccaatggggttaatcccgaggtctacagacttatgatttttccctttgctgtaagagacagagctaggacatggttggactcacaacctaaagaaagcctgaactcttgggaaaagttggtcaatgctttcttagccaaattatttctacctcaaaagttgagcaagcttagagtggaagtccaaacctttagacagaaggaaggtgaatccctctatgaagcttgggaaagatacaagcaattgatcagaaggtgtccttctgacatactttcagaatggagcatcctatgtatattctatgatggtctatctgaattgtccaagatgtcattggaccattctgctggtggatctcttcatctgaagaagacgcctgcagaagtccaggaactcattgaaatggttgcaaataactagttcatgtatacttctgaaagaaattctgtgaataatggaacaactcagaagaaaagagttcttgagattgatactttgaatgccatattggcttagaacaaaatattgactcagcaagtcaatatgatttctcagagtctgattgaaatgcaagctgcatcaggcagtactaaagaagcctcccctgaaggagaagcttatgaccgtgagaatcctgcaatggaagaggtgaattagatgggagaatcctatggaaacatctataatccttcatggaggaatcatcctaatttctcatggaaggatcaacagaagcctaatcaaggcttcaataataatggtggaagaaataggtttggcaatagcaagccttttccatcatcttctgagcaacagacaaagaattctagGCAGAGCCCCTCTGAtttagcaaccataatctctgatctaagtaagaccactcacagtttcatgactgaaacaagattctccattagaaatttggaggcacaagtgggtcaactgagtaaaagaattactgaaatccctcctagtactctcccaaacaatacaaaagagaatccaaaaagagagtgcaaggccataaacacgtccaacatggccgaacctgtagaggagagaaaggcagtgatttccacttaggaagacctcaatggacatccactgatcACTAAGGAGTTCCTTCCTGAGAAACCAAAgtaatctgaggctcatatagagaccatagagatttcactgaacttactgttgccattcatgagctctgatgagtattcttcct is a window from the Arachis hypogaea cultivar Tifrunner chromosome 17, arahy.Tifrunner.gnm2.J5K5, whole genome shotgun sequence genome containing:
- the LOC112763644 gene encoding uncharacterized protein; protein product: MPKNFTLPMTLTPYKGIGDPKVHVTKFESMMFLNSDSNPILCQSFPTFLDEAALLLFSNLPASSISSFNEFAKLFINYFVASKIYVRDSDYLSTIKQGQHKSLKDYMICFTTAAIEIPDLNPEVHLHALKIGLRPRKFQEAIAVAKPKTLEEFRDKAIGQIEVEELRKARRMERPPSQKEEERPHRSQNKDLKKPFKLTPKFDSYTKFNTKRENIIKEILHNKLIKPPSKAGTYQDQKYVDRNKYCVFHQKYGHTTDECIVAKDLLERLARHGLLDKYVTFRNQKEEAKDIDKLSHGSDHKDKGTWHGAVATPSSKGEINYIL